The genomic interval TCGCGACACTGGGATAAAGAGCTTTCTCAAGAAGGTACAACGGGTGTTATTACTAATTCGGAAACAGTCGTCGACGCACCCGGACAGTGCCGGGGCTCTGTCCCGTACAGCGTGATAAAAGAAGCCTCGACCGGACGCGAGCGACCGTTCGTCTACGCCTCGTCGAACAGGGTGTCGCCCTCGACCATGTGCGCCTCGACGGCGTCCATATCCAGCGTGAGGCCGAGACCGGGTTCTTCCGGGATCTCGATGTAGCCGTCCTCGATGACGGTCTCCTCGACCAGGTCCGACCACCAGCCCAGCTCGTAGGAGTGGTACTCGACGGCGAGGGAGTTGGGAACGGCCGCACCGACCTGCGCGCTGGCCATCGTCGCGACCGGCGAGGCGACGTTGTGCATCGCGACCGGGACGTAGTACTGGTTCGCGACGTCCGCGATTTTCCGGGTCTCGCGCATCCCGCCGACCTTCGGCAGGTCGGGTGCGATCATATCGACGGCCTGGCTCTCGATGAGTCGGCGCTCCTCGGTGGCCCGATAGCGGTTCTCGCCCACTGTGATGGGCGTCGTCGTGGATTTGGTGACTTCCTCTTGCACTTCGAGGTTCTCCGGCGGCACCGGGTCCTCCAGCCACCACACGTCGTAGTCCTCGATGGCGTCGGCGAGTCGCTTTGCCGAGCCACCGGAGAACGTCCAGTGACAGTCGAAAGCCACGTCGGCCTCGTCTTTGACTTCCTCGGTGACTTTCTCGACGATTTCGGCCTTGTGGCGGATCTCGCCCGGCCGGAGGTGGCGGTTCGCGCGGTCCTTCTCCAGCCCGCTCGGCACGTCGAGGTCGAACTTCAGCGCGTCGTAGCCCAG from Halomicroarcula saliterrae carries:
- a CDS encoding mandelate racemase/muconate lactonizing enzyme family protein — encoded protein: MGQANDIDYADLHDPNAEYTMRELSAETMGVTAKRGGGRDVEITDVQTTMVDGNFPWTLVRIYTDAGVVGTGEAYWGAGVPELIERMKPFVVGENPLDIDRLYEHLVQKMSGEGSVEGVTVTAIAGIEVALHDLAGKILELPAYQLLGGKYRDEMRVYCDCHTEEEADPDACAAEARRVVDELGYDALKFDLDVPSGLEKDRANRHLRPGEIRHKAEIVEKVTEEVKDEADVAFDCHWTFSGGSAKRLADAIEDYDVWWLEDPVPPENLEVQEEVTKSTTTPITVGENRYRATEERRLIESQAVDMIAPDLPKVGGMRETRKIADVANQYYVPVAMHNVASPVATMASAQVGAAVPNSLAVEYHSYELGWWSDLVEETVIEDGYIEIPEEPGLGLTLDMDAVEAHMVEGDTLFDEA